The following are from one region of the Paenibacillus sp. JZ16 genome:
- the fabZ gene encoding 3-hydroxyacyl-ACP dehydratase FabZ, whose protein sequence is MRLGSNEVRSLLPQDYPFIFVDSVLDYEVNDHITCLKNVSFNEWFFPGHFPDNPIFPGVLLIEGMAQSLILLHKLSICKTEDSEKKIFLFTGIKKARFLDKVKPGDQIIYTCKFTRVIENAIFAEAEAMVGDKVVAKAELNGCFSD, encoded by the coding sequence ATGAGACTAGGCTCCAATGAGGTCAGATCTCTCTTGCCACAGGATTATCCTTTTATTTTCGTAGATTCGGTACTGGATTATGAAGTCAATGATCATATCACATGCTTGAAAAATGTAAGTTTCAATGAATGGTTTTTTCCAGGGCATTTTCCTGACAATCCAATTTTTCCGGGTGTTTTATTAATCGAAGGTATGGCTCAATCCCTCATTTTGCTTCATAAATTATCAATTTGTAAGACAGAAGACTCTGAGAAGAAAATCTTCCTGTTTACCGGAATTAAAAAGGCAAGATTTTTAGATAAAGTCAAGCCAGGCGATCAAATTATATATACATGCAAGTTCACAAGAGTCATCGAAAATGCAATCTTCGCCGAGGCTGAGGCCATGGTAGGGGATAAGGTTGTTGCAAAAGCTGAATTAAATGGTTGTTTCAGCGATTAA
- a CDS encoding beta-ketoacyl synthase N-terminal-like domain-containing protein, with protein sequence MWNDNDPVVVSGVGSVSVFGTDKNQFWERLIGESDSKSTSPKSNDFLDLPVIETICVDHWNPEELIGKRGLKYLSLSTQYLLSAAVRCWQDAGLGDLNPAWESEALDLGVVVASNFSGLKAISDYDYTTITVGPQSVSPMQAPNTIANAPAAQLAIRMNACAFNTTIATGQCAGLDAIAYAVSSIHKGQAKQVLVGGVEEINERVLWIYQNSNVLPKEYSDRAGKPFSSDSTGWIPGEGASVILLEKLSHCLERGGTPLGKIASYSTTFAVDEDSRIHAMERAIGQVFEQADRVFSETSGIISGASGFYPQDRVEMNAIHNLFGSANPDIPISSLKGTIGETYGASGVFQAAAGLMALNKGILPKSIALSELNHRDLEKTPIYLTSNDIRDTKKQNIVTTSQDLSGITSCLMLESV encoded by the coding sequence ATGTGGAATGATAATGATCCGGTTGTAGTGTCAGGTGTGGGATCTGTATCCGTGTTTGGAACGGATAAGAATCAATTTTGGGAGCGTCTTATAGGGGAGTCAGATTCAAAAAGTACAAGTCCAAAAAGCAATGACTTTCTAGACCTGCCTGTCATTGAAACCATTTGTGTTGACCATTGGAACCCGGAAGAGTTAATCGGCAAGCGTGGGTTAAAATATCTATCACTCAGCACACAATACCTGTTGAGCGCTGCAGTGCGATGCTGGCAAGATGCCGGATTGGGTGACCTCAATCCAGCATGGGAATCAGAGGCCTTGGACTTGGGGGTCGTTGTGGCAAGCAACTTTTCCGGACTCAAGGCCATTTCAGATTATGATTATACAACCATTACTGTGGGCCCCCAATCTGTAAGCCCAATGCAGGCGCCAAATACCATAGCCAACGCTCCAGCTGCACAACTTGCTATTAGAATGAATGCCTGCGCATTCAACACTACGATTGCTACTGGACAATGTGCTGGACTTGATGCAATAGCTTACGCTGTTTCATCCATCCATAAAGGACAAGCTAAACAGGTTTTGGTAGGCGGGGTAGAAGAGATCAACGAAAGAGTTTTATGGATTTATCAAAATTCTAATGTTCTGCCAAAAGAATATTCAGATAGAGCCGGCAAGCCCTTTTCTTCAGATAGTACGGGATGGATACCGGGAGAAGGTGCTTCGGTTATTTTGTTGGAAAAATTATCACATTGCCTGGAGCGTGGAGGAACTCCACTGGGAAAAATAGCTTCATATTCCACCACTTTCGCTGTTGATGAAGATTCGCGCATTCATGCCATGGAAAGAGCGATCGGGCAAGTCTTCGAGCAGGCGGATAGGGTTTTCAGTGAAACAAGTGGGATCATCTCAGGAGCCAGTGGGTTTTATCCGCAGGATAGGGTGGAAATGAACGCAATTCATAATTTATTTGGATCCGCGAATCCGGATATTCCCATTAGTTCACTTAAAGGGACGATTGGCGAAACATACGGAGCATCTGGAGTGTTCCAGGCAGCAGCAGGTTTGATGGCGCTTAACAAGGGCATTTTACCAAAAAGCATAGCTCTTTCAGAGCTTAATCATCGTGATCTGGAAAAAACTCCGATTTATTTAACATCGAATGATATAAGGGATACTAAAAAACAAAACATAGTGACTACATCACAAGACTTGTCAGGGATAACGAGTTGTCTGATGCTTGAAAGTGTCTGA
- a CDS encoding beta-ketoacyl-[acyl-carrier-protein] synthase family protein, translating into MANRVVVTGLGVISPIGAGVRDFWDKLCQGQNGISEITAFNVNKFTVTRGGEIKDFNPVQFLANTHASKLARTSQLAVAAAQMAKDDANITSFADKTRVGVCIGTTMGNQSIVEDDHDIRISNNPNTIPPSIFAYPDSYISGSVSKHLGAEGPSITIPTACAAGNYAIGQGSELIQSGAADIVFVGGSDGLSRSCFALFHRLGAMAPDICQPFDKNRKGMMVSEGAGVLVLENLETALKRGAPIYAELLGYGLSCDAHHPTAPHPEGLGAQIAMNNALKDAKIKKEQISYISAHGTGTPANDSTESKALQSVFGSLLDQIPTSSIKSMLGHTMGAASAIEAVASALSIKHQVLPPTMNYSTPDPECITNVIPNKSIDSSVHTVLSNSFAFGGNICSIILGEIDNVE; encoded by the coding sequence ATGGCTAACAGAGTTGTAGTAACTGGGCTAGGTGTAATATCACCTATAGGTGCGGGAGTTCGGGATTTTTGGGACAAGCTTTGTCAGGGACAAAATGGAATATCAGAAATTACAGCTTTCAATGTAAATAAATTCACGGTTACTCGCGGAGGAGAAATTAAGGACTTTAATCCCGTTCAATTCCTGGCCAATACCCATGCAAGTAAATTAGCCAGAACTTCTCAGCTAGCAGTTGCTGCAGCTCAAATGGCTAAAGATGATGCCAATATTACGTCATTTGCGGATAAAACAAGAGTTGGTGTGTGCATAGGAACTACGATGGGAAACCAATCCATCGTTGAAGATGATCACGATATTAGAATCAGTAATAACCCGAATACTATACCGCCGTCGATCTTCGCATACCCGGATTCATATATATCCGGCAGTGTCTCAAAGCATTTAGGGGCGGAAGGGCCATCTATTACAATCCCTACAGCATGTGCTGCCGGAAATTATGCCATTGGGCAGGGCAGTGAATTAATACAAAGCGGCGCTGCGGACATTGTCTTTGTTGGTGGCTCGGATGGATTATCACGAAGCTGTTTTGCGCTTTTTCACAGATTGGGGGCAATGGCGCCGGATATTTGTCAACCATTTGATAAAAACCGCAAGGGTATGATGGTAAGCGAAGGGGCTGGAGTGTTAGTTTTAGAAAATCTGGAAACTGCCCTAAAACGAGGCGCCCCGATTTATGCCGAACTGCTTGGTTATGGTCTTTCTTGTGATGCTCACCATCCGACTGCCCCACATCCTGAAGGATTAGGCGCACAAATTGCAATGAATAACGCATTGAAGGATGCAAAAATCAAGAAAGAACAAATCTCTTATATTAGTGCTCATGGAACAGGCACACCTGCCAATGACTCAACCGAATCCAAGGCATTGCAATCCGTATTTGGATCATTATTAGATCAAATTCCAACCAGTTCCATAAAATCAATGCTGGGTCATACCATGGGGGCGGCCAGCGCAATTGAAGCAGTAGCGAGCGCTTTGTCTATAAAACATCAAGTGCTGCCTCCCACCATGAATTATTCGACCCCGGATCCGGAATGTATTACAAATGTTATCCCAAATAAGAGTATCGACAGTTCTGTTCATACCGTTCTTAGTAACTCTTTTGCTTTTGGAGGCAACATATGTTCAATAATATTAGGAGAGATCGATAATGTGGAATGA
- a CDS encoding acyl carrier protein, with protein sequence METKELRDELTKLVADVIEIDEFADDDNFVEDLGVDSMVALEIVYEIEKKLKVVIPAKHIKEMETLNDVIKMVSEKLDSKS encoded by the coding sequence ATGGAAACAAAAGAACTGAGAGATGAATTGACAAAGCTGGTCGCAGACGTTATTGAAATCGATGAATTCGCAGATGATGACAATTTTGTAGAGGATCTGGGTGTCGATTCCATGGTGGCCCTGGAAATTGTGTATGAAATAGAGAAGAAACTCAAAGTCGTTATACCGGCAAAGCATATCAAAGAGATGGAGACCCTAAATGATGTCATCAAGATGGTTAGTGAAAAATTAGATTCAAAATCATAA
- the fabG gene encoding 3-oxoacyl-ACP reductase FabG: MDGGIRILTGKNFLVTGGSRGIGRATVIKLAEQGANVTFTYKENEAAAMELCNYVVDKGIGKITCIQADSTDPLVASEVLETVCKDNSQLDGLVVNAGITRDSNLVMMDEESWSEVISTNLTGTFNYLKAASFKFIRQRSGSIVCVSSVNGLIGVPGQANYSASKAGQIALVRSLALEIARFNIRVNAVAPGYINTDMYQSISEKMRLSKEKSIPLGRLGDPEEVANAICFLLSEQSSYITGSVLNVDGGWNA, translated from the coding sequence GTGGATGGGGGGATTAGAATTTTAACCGGAAAGAATTTTTTAGTAACAGGCGGTTCGAGAGGTATAGGAAGAGCAACAGTAATAAAACTGGCCGAGCAGGGAGCTAATGTTACTTTTACGTATAAAGAAAATGAAGCTGCTGCAATGGAATTGTGTAATTACGTGGTGGATAAAGGAATCGGGAAAATAACCTGTATTCAAGCGGATTCAACCGATCCTTTAGTCGCTTCCGAAGTACTAGAAACGGTCTGTAAAGATAATTCTCAACTGGATGGTTTGGTAGTTAATGCTGGAATCACTAGGGACAGTAATTTGGTGATGATGGATGAAGAGAGCTGGAGTGAAGTGATTTCTACTAATCTAACGGGGACTTTCAATTATTTAAAAGCAGCATCATTTAAGTTTATTCGACAACGTTCAGGTTCAATCGTTTGTGTTAGTTCAGTAAATGGTTTGATTGGAGTGCCTGGACAAGCTAACTATTCCGCTTCAAAGGCTGGTCAAATCGCATTGGTTCGGTCACTCGCACTTGAAATAGCGAGATTTAACATCAGGGTTAATGCAGTTGCACCTGGTTATATCAATACAGATATGTATCAATCCATAAGTGAAAAAATGAGGCTTTCCAAAGAGAAATCTATTCCTCTGGGAAGGCTCGGAGATCCGGAAGAAGTTGCAAATGCAATATGCTTTCTATTATCAGAACAGTCTTCATATATAACAGGTTCGGTATTAAATGTAGATGGTGGTTGGAATGCATAA
- a CDS encoding acetoacetate decarboxylase, which translates to MELLKLHEVRKQMSTPLGAPAYPVGPYHFRNREYLNILYRTDTEALRRVVPEPLEIDEPLVKFELMYMPDVTGLGAYTESGQLIPVSFNGEKGEYQHAMYVDSLPAIAAGREISAYPKKLGSPKLYIDSDTLVGTLDYGSLRVATATMGYKHQALDPEQARQEICQPTFMLKIVPNYDGTQKVCQLMRTQIKNLTIHGAWTAPARLQLFAHALAPLADLPVLEVVSASHIVTDLGLSAPDVIYDYLAEH; encoded by the coding sequence ATGGAACTATTGAAACTGCATGAGGTACGCAAGCAAATGTCGACTCCATTGGGAGCTCCTGCTTATCCTGTTGGACCTTATCATTTTCGTAACCGGGAATACCTGAACATTCTATATCGTACCGACACGGAAGCCTTGAGACGTGTAGTCCCTGAGCCGCTTGAAATTGATGAGCCTTTAGTCAAATTTGAGCTCATGTACATGCCGGATGTTACCGGTTTGGGGGCCTATACAGAATCTGGCCAGCTGATACCGGTGAGCTTTAATGGGGAGAAGGGTGAATACCAGCACGCGATGTATGTGGACAGTCTTCCTGCGATCGCGGCCGGACGTGAGATCAGCGCATATCCGAAAAAACTGGGCTCTCCAAAACTGTATATTGATTCGGACACATTAGTCGGTACGCTGGACTACGGGTCTTTACGTGTAGCCACCGCAACGATGGGATATAAACATCAGGCTCTCGACCCGGAGCAGGCCCGCCAAGAGATTTGCCAACCGACATTTATGCTCAAAATTGTGCCGAACTATGATGGAACTCAGAAGGTATGCCAACTGATGCGTACTCAGATCAAAAATCTGACCATTCATGGTGCCTGGACGGCCCCAGCCCGGCTGCAATTGTTTGCCCATGCGTTGGCCCCACTGGCAGATCTCCCCGTGCTTGAGGTTGTATCAGCTTCGCATATTGTTACTGATTTGGGGTTATCCGCGCCGGATGTCATTTATGACTATTTGGCGGAACATTGA
- a CDS encoding helix-turn-helix transcriptional regulator — protein sequence MGRRTLLEANDHFPNILSMSEIKGRLIERKEILYLLQEETRNMNDLLSIPYLFVITDTDGAVIDYCGTDLLKGYFERNNIKKGTSFAMKTAGVNAISLSMENQSVSVVIGTRHTNQLFAELSCVCTPIRIKNVIIGYLGLSFHYLHEVTFAIPLIEHLAKNIEEKLPQKDPILQKELTYSHFDQYELTNREKEIAYGWLENKNVPEIAGIYGISQSTVRTFIKKIYAKTSVNHKGAFLRKFT from the coding sequence ATGGGCCGTAGAACACTGCTGGAAGCAAACGATCATTTTCCTAATATCCTCAGTATGTCTGAAATAAAAGGAAGGTTGATTGAACGGAAAGAAATTTTATATTTGCTGCAAGAGGAAACCAGGAATATGAACGATTTGCTGTCCATACCTTATTTATTTGTTATAACAGATACGGATGGTGCCGTTATCGATTATTGCGGCACGGATTTGTTAAAAGGATATTTTGAAAGAAATAATATAAAAAAAGGCACATCATTTGCGATGAAAACCGCAGGGGTCAATGCCATTTCTTTATCGATGGAAAATCAATCGGTTTCTGTCGTAATTGGTACCCGGCACACCAACCAATTGTTTGCCGAGCTGTCATGTGTATGTACGCCAATTCGAATAAAAAATGTGATTATAGGCTACCTTGGCCTGAGTTTTCATTATTTACACGAGGTTACATTTGCCATACCACTCATTGAACACCTGGCTAAAAATATTGAAGAAAAACTGCCTCAAAAGGACCCCATTCTACAAAAAGAGCTGACTTATTCTCACTTTGACCAATATGAATTAACAAATCGTGAGAAAGAGATAGCTTATGGATGGCTGGAAAATAAAAACGTACCTGAAATTGCGGGCATTTATGGGATTAGTCAAAGCACGGTCCGTACTTTTATTAAAAAGATATACGCAAAGACGAGCGTTAATCATAAAGGAGCATTCCTTAGGAAATTTACTTAA